The Castanea sativa cultivar Marrone di Chiusa Pesio chromosome 4, ASM4071231v1 sequence ATTGTCTTCAAGGAGCCCAATccttaaattaaatataagataataataaaaaagttatcaagaaaaaaatgtatctaGAGGTAGTATTACATAGGATTAATATGTGGAGGATTCTTCTACGGGAGATCTTGGAGGTGACGATAAGAAAGGTTTTGGAGGGATTTGCAATGCTTCTATGTTTCCTTCTAACATTTCAATTACTTTACTCATGGATGGCCTATCAGATAGATTTGTCTGTATGCACCACAAACCCACTAAGATCATCTTTCTCACCATTGCAGTTTCCTCTACAGTCATATTAATCGGAAATCCTAAATCATTGTGCTGCTCAAGACGCTTATAAATCCAATGTGGAAAATATATCTCACTGGTATTACTTATTCCAACATCAATGTTCTTTCTTCCTCCAACCATCTCCAAAATCATCATTCCATAGCTATAGACATCAGATTTGTGTGAAACAGCTCCAAAGTTTCTATTGAACACTTCAGGAGCTATATACCCTATTGTCCCTCTGGCTACTGCCATTGATACGTTACTCTCATTCCTTGGAGAAAGTTTAGCAAGTCCAAAATCAGAGATCTTTGGGGAAAAATTTTCATCCAGAAGAATGTTATGTGGTTTTATGTCAAAATGCAAGATTCTAGTATTGCAGCCACGGTGCAAGTACTCAAGCCCCCGGGCAATACCAATTGCAATTTGGAACAATTTTTCTAATCCCAAGGGCATAGAGGTTGTCTCCATGTTGTCACTGTGTATAAACTTTTCAAGTGATCCATTTGGCATAAACTCATAGATGAGAGCTCTTTTTTTACCTTCGAGAAAAAATCCAAGAAGTGTGACAATATTAACATGGGAAGTTCTACTAATGCTTGCAACTTCATTGATAAATTcatctccatttccttttgatgcATTTAGGACCTTCACAGCTACGAGACGACCATTGAGTAGCTTTCCTTTGTAGACACCGCCATAGCCTCCTTGACCTAGTTTAACCTTAAATGAATTAGTGAATTTCTTGACATCTGAGAATTTATATCTGTTTAGCGATAGTGGTCCGTAATTTCTAACAAATGCCTCAAGATCATGttcattctttgttttcttcataaaaaatgGTGTTGACGTAGTTGATCTCTTACTTCTAAGACAACAAATTGTGATACAGGTAAGTAACACTCCAAGCCCCAAAGCAACAAGACCTGCAACAATCTTGATCGACTTAGGCTCATGCTTGCCTGTAACCAAGGatgaataaatataattttagagaAGTGAGAGATGAAAATGGATATATTACCTACAACATACTTCCACCACCTTATCACACGCTTATCTGTAATCCAGGcagaataaatataattttagataAATATATTGAACAGATATTTctaaaatgtgtgtgtgtgtgtgtgtgtgtgtgcgcgcgtgtGTGCGTGTATAAAATGaatatatgatattttttatatatgtaattaaaaaagtttatatgtaaaagagagagaaatatttagtcattaattatttatgtaagTGCTAAAAGTATCCACCAAATCtataaatatttgtaatctaCTCACTCGTTGCAAGTCAAAAAAATGAGTTTTCTTGGGTGAtttctaatttatttgtgtttttgtatttcttctatttttccaAGCACTTAATGTATGTTTTTAAATTCCAACACTAATAGTAAGCAACAAAAAGAAAGACGTGTCTAAACATTCATAACATCACAACAGAAATATAACAAGCTCATTCCATAACTTTTCCAAGTACTGAGTGTGTgcttttaaatatacaatatgcTTCGATTGAacttaaagaaagagaaaagatgcTCAAGGCCAAGAAGGAAGATAAACTTTAAGGCTAATGAATGTAGCATAGTTGCATCACGTATAACACAGGTAGAatagatgtgtgtgtgtgtactcTTTGAAAATGTATGACTACAGGGACATAATTTTGTTAGCAAATTGGTTGGATTTGAACCTAGTTTAGCTCATCCCAATTGTCCACAGAAACGAGttacaaagaaaaagagtgaTTCCTGTTTGTTGTGGAGTTCATGTAGCGTTTTGTCTTCCAAGCTAAAATCTTTTTACTTTCTGAGAAGTGACTTAATTGGCACTCAttgatttgataaaatttagatGGGAATAAAATCTTAAAGAACTTCTAGAATATCAAGGGAACAGACTATgcaaaataaaaggtaaaactAAACCAATTAGCCATTCGAAAATTCAGATTGTCATTTTCTAATCTTGAAGAAAAATCCAACAAATCATTCATCCTACCTAATTCATTTAGACCTATTAGGTGCCCAAATAATACAAGCTAGAGTTCAAATTGAAATGGAAACTTCAAGATCACTACCCTGTATGCTAGCATGATTAGAAACTGCTAATATTTCACTTTTATAAGGGGGGTGGGGGGAAGTAGTGAAATTTTGGTCAATGATCATTATGGTTTTCCTATAATCTGTCTAGAAGATACATtagaaaaatttgaagaaactcCTCAATGATGATAAGGAAATTTCCTTCAGAATTACCATCATTGCAAGTCTTGAGATAAGGCCAGTCATggcaaaaacaaacaaattcattgttCTCAAATTCACAGCGTCCATTACTTCTCTCACAACTGTTGCAATCATGTGCAGTCCAATTCGAAGAGAACCCCATCTTCAGAACTTCAGTGTAATTCATTAGCAACAAGCTTGTAAAGTTGACTCTAACATCCACAGCACATCAACCAAAGATCGGCACGACTTCAATGAATAGTTATGAAGCTCCAATGCTTCCTTATGGAAAACGGCAAAAGAATGATGGGTACTATTGCTAGCACAGTCTAATTCATATACAGGGTAATAAGGCTTTGAACTGCAGTTGTAAAAGATGAAGAAATCACTATTgtacaaactaaaattaaatGGAGTTTGACCAAGGCTAACATTATACAAAGAAGCAGGGCATGTGTTCTCATACACCGCGGTGTTGGCCACAAGAAATGACTGGTTTGAGTAAAAGATATCTTTAACGATATAATCATTATTGGAAATTGTAAGAACTGGGTTTTTGTCTTTGCAGATGATTGTAAAGTTTGGGTTGCCACAGAAAGGTTATTGTTCAGGAAGTATCCAGAAAGGATAGCTTATATTTGGGCCATCTCCACAAGTATAAGGGACACAGGCTTAGAATTCTGGGTCAAGCGATAGAATGTAGTTGACCAAGGAGGTGAAGATGGCGAAAAGAATGCATATAAGGGAAGGTTTTTGGGACATGGAAAAGTTTTGGAGGTCCATTTGAGTGGAAGTAAGTAAGAAGCAGAGGAAAACAGAGGAAGAGAAGGGAGATGTTAATGGAGAgccatttaaaaggaaaaaattcttAGTAGTTGGTATGACTAGGGTGTGAAAGTTCTCGAGTGTGTTagatttacttttgtttttggtttatgATTGGAGTTTGAAAAGGAGGGGAAAGACAAACAAAGGAACAACCAACAacgaaaatattttcttttctctaacaACTACCAAAGTAAGTCCATACATTGCcgtttattctcaaaaaaagtaTGTACATACACCAATTGAAAGTGGTGTTACTTTAATCACAACAAATTATGtcagttgtgaaaaatgttatgtcttTAGTTTTGGGTGCATAGCACCAAGGTCCAGCCCATATAGTAGCAAAGCCTATAATTGTTTTGTCCATTGCTAGCAGGATTCCTAATTCAAATAGGACTAGGAATAAGAGGCGGTTGACTTGCTTATAAAAGCAAGGATTGGGTGCCGCATAGTGTGTGCCAGAGAAAGAGGTGCTGCATAGAGAGAGATAGTCAAGAAGAACTACgtggaaaagagaaagaataaaagaagaaagctagagaggagagagaaaactgTTGCCACCTTCAAGATAAACAATTAGTGCGtgtaagagaaaagaaaacaaagagatttTCTTTAGCCTTAAGACATacgctataggtttttttttttttttttttggtagtattTGGTGGACTTATATTTGGGTTATCTCCACAAGTATGAGGGATGCAGGCTTGGAATTTTGGGTCAAGGGATAGAATGTAGTTGAGTAAGGAGGTGAAGTCGTGAAGATGGTGAAAAAAGTGCATATAAGGGAATGTTTTGGGCACATGGAGAAGTTTTGGAGGTCCATTTGAGTGGAAATAAGTAAGAAGCAGACGCTGagcaaatttaaaaaaaaaaaaaacaaaaaaaaagtaagaaggCAGATGTTAATGGAGAGAAGCattaagagtaaaaaaaatttagttggtATGACTTTGGTGTGAAAGTTCTCTTGAGTGTGCTggttttacttttgttttatttttagtttatgaTTGGAGTTTGAAAATGAAGGCAAAGACAAACAAAGGTACAAGTAACACCGAAAaagattttgttctttttagtCTATGTACCAATTGAAAGTAATGTTACTTCAATTATAACAAATTATGtcagttgtgaaaaatgttgtgtccATAGTATTACTCTACATTTAAAGACTTAAAAGGATTAGTTTTGGATAATGATTAAATGGTTAAACTTAGAATTAAAGTTGATATAGCTTTCCTTCAAATTGTTAAAAACAGATTATtagaaaaaactataaataaataaacaaatcgcggttaaaaaatattatatattggAAAAGTACAATTTTAAACTGAGCCAAATTGTATTTAAGCAAGGTTTTTAGATCCagaccgttcattgaaccgtaaaagggagaaatttaaggtttttgaaGCCAAACCGGGGTTGAACcatgatgacgtcataattaatttattaattaattaaagcctaaatatagatattaaatttataaaactagcaaaattgactaatatatctatatatgtgagggagatttaatgattttcaagtatatatttaataaataaataagaaagttaataaaataaaataataaccatgaaaacatcaaaatttatgattaatttttgaagtaaagttgaatatctttgaaggattttaattataattttgttttattccttgtaagagatgaataatttaattaattagaataaaattgtgttaagttgtttttattaaaaaaaaacattgctaAGGGGTTAGACTGTGTGGTCCAACCTCGGTTTTAGGGGTTCAATCTCGGTTTTATGGGTTCACGGAATTGTCACATATGCCCAATTCTCTATACTTAAAAATCCAGATTTTCATCCGGTTTTCAATTTTCACAGTCTGACCTCTCGGTCCGGTCTAAGTCTAAAAACCTTGAATTTAGGTGGCCAAGAGTTCGTCTGACCTACTAAATATCTCTACGAATTTAGGATCATTAAAACCTACAGCaatctcttttgtttttcttttggaagttttaatttcataatttgtttCCTAGCATTGTATGACACGACAGTACAATTCGCAATTTTGCATGTCACGAGAAATATTCAAAATCATACATTGAATTTGAAGTCAATGGGATTTGTTTTCACTTGTCAGTTCTCACACAAGTGTTTGGTTTTGGCTTTgactttggctttggctttgaCTTGAAGAGTCCCAATGAATGGAGTCATTTTCCTAGCTATTCCTATTTTTGACCGTTTATGAGTTAAAACGTTAACGTGCTATTATATTAAAATGTTACGTGAGGCTGTAAGAAATTTCTTCaatagattatcaaaaaaaagaaatttcttcaataaaataaagagaacaGTGTGTCAAAAATATCCCTCTAAAACAGAATAAGGCTATAATAGATGAAAGCATAGTTCTTCTGGGGGGCAGAATTAGATGATCCTGACCAGTCAACATGCATGACCCAGTCAATGGGGGAAAGTTTTGGCAGTTCTACTTAGCATTTATGGTAAAAGACAAtttcctaataaaatattaggaAGGACCTAATATACTATTCATAATTTTGACATTATGCCCTATTTGggaaataatactaataataaaatattcgacctatttgtgaaaatatttaacaataattttataactcaattaaCAATTTAcgatattttcaataaaatatttttttttgacaatatttcaaccaaatatttataattcaaatatctcatctattataactatcaaatttatcaaaaaatgtaTTCACTATTCAATCAAATACAATATCTTatgaactaatttttttataaaattctttgtggcagttatttttggtttaggtAAATGTCATTATAACTCACTCAAATAAAGAGAACACTCAAGACTAAAAGTATTAACTTTGAGTTGTGGATTGGGATGTCTACTGTGTAATGACTAATGAGTGATGATAACataatttcactatatattGTCTATTCCAAAAACTTGGAACTTATTCGTATACATATTGGAAACTCcagcaaaaaattaatattataggATTAGTGATTCACCATCTTCAATCTTGCTTAAAGTCTTTAAGGCcactaatttttttgatttctaTATGAGGGGCATTATGAACGGACTCGCTCAAAACAAATTAAGATGATTCCACCATCCAAACAGATTATGACAACTTATTAAAGCATGACTTAGACCAGAATGAGGATCAAGTCTATTGGCTACTAAATGGACCCACATTTGGCTAAAGCAAACAAACCATGTGAATGCTATGCAATTGTTAACTATGCCGGCTACCCAAAGCCACCTAAAGCAAACAACCCATGAGAATGCTATGCAATTGTTAACTGTGTCGACTACCCAAAGCCAAAGAGAACTGTTAAACTATGACATTATGTGAACTATAGCTAAGAATAGGAAATATATACTAAGCAAAGGACAAGAAATATGTGTTTCAGCCTAATCCAAAAGTGAGAAGAGAAACGAGTATTCATACTTACTTGAACAGATCAAAGGTTGCTCTCCATCACGGCAAAGGCAGGCAAATTTATGTGAGGAGGAGTTAGAACCGCATATCCCAGCTGAAACCCCACACCACAAACAGGAACTCGCCCAGGAATTATGGTAGTCCACATCAAAACCTTGATTCAATACCTTCTGAAGTCCCAAAGACTCGTTAATAAGAGCAGCCTCTAAAACTGGAACTCTAATATTGCTTTGGCATTTCTTAAAAAGCTCGTCGATACTCGGGAAGGATTCGGTTACAAAGTAATTATAAGTATTATCTGCAGCACCATCTCCTACTGAGCTGCAGGTAAAGTTTTTCGCGGCATCCAATCCGCTAACTCTAAAAGGGCAGTCATAGAACAAAGTTAGGTTTTGATCGGTTGTGTGATAGTCGAAGTTATTAAAATCCAGAGTGGTATTGACGAATTTTGAAGGACATGGACTATTCAAGAGGTCCGATCTTGCAATGGTCATGATGTAATGAGATTGGTTGATGTCTAGTACGCGGAAATCTAGTTCTTTAAAACTAATAATAGGGTATTCATTGCCACTGCACCTAAGCTTGAACTCTGGAATACCGCAAAATTCAGGTCGATCATCTCCCAAGAAAGGGTACGAAATGTTTTTGATCCCTCCACAATCAAAGGGACGACTGCACTCAGCAAAGTATTTGACCGCGTCGCAGTAAGATGGAGGTAACAatgttaagaagaagaaaagagtgaTGAGGGAAGAGAGAGCTAGATAATGGGAATTCATGTTTAGAAGATAATGAAGAAAAGGACTGGGAGAGAAGCAATGTTTATGACGCAGCCTAACGTAGAACGAAGACTTCTTCTTGAGAAGCGTTGAACGAAGACTGGTAAGTCCGAAAGAGAATAAAGAGCCCACTCCACATATTGATTTTTAAACGGGATTTTTCTGGACTCTGGAGACAAATTTTCCCACTGACTTTTCCACGCCAATCTTTTATGTCTGAGACTGTGCTGTTTTATGGTTCAGAAGTCctaaagaaaatgattttcCTCAATCCCAGAAAATTGCACTCATGGCGCAGTTGCTGAATTCACCCGGTTATCAAAAATAGGAATAATTTTATTCAACCAATTAATTGGGCTGTCAAATTGTATTCAATTTCAAccatctttaaaataaataataataatattggaTTAGGGCCAAGAAGCTACTTAACCCCATCCTTAAATGAATTCAAAAGTCTTTCTTTTAAGTTTTGTGGTCAAAAAGTAGACCCCAATGTCTTTTCGAAGAGTAGACAGAACTGTCTTTCTGGGCAAGTTCATTTTCTTGGGGCATTTTCACCTACAAACTATGACTTAGTCGAACTACTTCGAAGGTCTGCTCGCCTCCACTAACACGGAAGAATATACCCTGATTCAGGTGAATTCTAAGTGGGATCCACTTGCCATGAGTGAGAAGATAAAAATACCTGTAGCAGGATAAATCTTCTCCCGTTAACACTGAGCTGACAATGAAATTAATTTTAGGATTAATATGTCATTTTACCTTTTGCTAGATTTTAATCACTAATTACTAATTAACATTACTTTAATAATTGATTAG is a genomic window containing:
- the LOC142631712 gene encoding LEAF RUST 10 DISEASE-RESISTANCE LOCUS RECEPTOR-LIKE PROTEIN KINASE-like 2.1 isoform X1, which encodes MNSHYLALSSLITLFFFLTLLPPSYCDAVKYFAECSRPFDCGGIKNISYPFLGDDRPEFCGIPEFKLRCSGNEYPIISFKELDFRVLDINQSHYIMTIARSDLLNSPCPSKFVNTTLDFNNFDYHTTDQNLTLFYDCPFRVSGLDAAKNFTCSSVGDGAADNTYNYFVTESFPSIDELFKKCQSNIRVPVLEAALINESLGLQKVLNQGFDVDYHNSWASSCLWCGVSAGICGSNSSSHKFACLCRDGEQPLICSSKHEPKSIKIVAGLVALGLGVLLTCITICCLRSKRSTTSTPFFMKKTKNEHDLEAFVRNYGPLSLNRYKFSDVKKFTNSFKVKLGQGGYGGVYKGKLLNGRLVAVKVLNASKGNGDEFINEVASISRTSHVNIVTLLGFFLEGKKRALIYEFMPNGSLEKFIHSDNMETTSMPLGLEKLFQIAIGIARGLEYLHRGCNTRILHFDIKPHNILLDENFSPKISDFGLAKLSPRNESNVSMAVARGTIGYIAPEVFNRNFGAVSHKSDVYSYGMMILEMVGGRKNIDVGISNTSEIYFPHWIYKRLEQHNDLGFPINMTVEETAMVRKMILVGLWCIQTNLSDRPSMSKVIEMLEGNIEALQIPPKPFLSSPPRSPVEESSTY
- the LOC142631712 gene encoding LEAF RUST 10 DISEASE-RESISTANCE LOCUS RECEPTOR-LIKE PROTEIN KINASE-like 2.1 isoform X2; its protein translation is MSQFLSYLLILSFFFFFINSLGTNSSPLCLPQRCGNVIIAYPFWVYIESASDQQYYCGYPGFGVRCQDGKAVLRLSGDRNYHMKDINYSGYTGNLTLVDTDVSTNQKCPRPRQNFSLETLPYLNYSSMDLNLSFYYNCISYPQTVPFIPCLNISSNRSYVFVETHETEGFDWSKNCEEKVVVTVRDIQTEINIVDLIARFGEAMNDGFVLDWGRVEDCVTCEDSEGFCGYNATAKEYLCFCKDGSTHSNSCKGKHEPKSIKIVAGLVALGLGVLLTCITICCLRSKRSTTSTPFFMKKTKNEHDLEAFVRNYGPLSLNRYKFSDVKKFTNSFKVKLGQGGYGGVYKGKLLNGRLVAVKVLNASKGNGDEFINEVASISRTSHVNIVTLLGFFLEGKKRALIYEFMPNGSLEKFIHSDNMETTSMPLGLEKLFQIAIGIARGLEYLHRGCNTRILHFDIKPHNILLDENFSPKISDFGLAKLSPRNESNVSMAVARGTIGYIAPEVFNRNFGAVSHKSDVYSYGMMILEMVGGRKNIDVGISNTSEIYFPHWIYKRLEQHNDLGFPINMTVEETAMVRKMILVGLWCIQTNLSDRPSMSKVIEMLEGNIEALQIPPKPFLSSPPRSPVEESSTY